From a region of the Pelorhabdus rhamnosifermentans genome:
- a CDS encoding MFS transporter codes for MIDVPDRQNLFSGDDPATWKRRMTILYASVAGYAMDGLDMLILSFVMTAILSEFGISMTEGGLIATYTLVGAVIGGYIFGIMADYKGRVKVFTLTILIFSLFTGLCAIATSLQELNIFRFLAGLGLGGEYGIGMTLVAETWPSNKRARASAGVAIGWQLGAVLAALMAAAVVPYFGWRGLFAVGVFPALFAAWFRKGLAEPDIWINRKFMKQSIHEKIATGQALTADEREFWNTTNKFPLKQLFTGKKKMIITFALTVMTSVQNFGYYGIMIWLPTLLMKKHNLTLNKTTTWMVATVIGMVIGIYLFGYFADRVGRRPAYITFYICSAAAVWFYSNLDDPIALLIGGAILGFFCNGMMAGYGALLSENYTTDARSTAQNFIFNSGRAVGGLAPVIIGMLAERYTLNGALIVLAFIYLAAAVNVFFLVPETKGLQLE; via the coding sequence ATGATTGATGTACCAGACAGACAGAACCTATTTTCAGGAGACGATCCGGCAACATGGAAACGCCGAATGACCATTTTGTATGCTTCCGTAGCTGGTTATGCAATGGATGGATTGGACATGCTTATTTTGTCTTTCGTTATGACAGCCATTCTGAGTGAGTTCGGTATTTCCATGACAGAAGGTGGACTTATTGCTACTTATACGTTAGTTGGTGCTGTTATTGGCGGCTATATATTCGGCATTATGGCTGACTATAAAGGCCGCGTGAAGGTCTTTACCTTAACGATTCTCATTTTTTCTCTCTTTACAGGATTATGTGCCATTGCCACATCACTACAGGAATTGAACATTTTTCGGTTCTTAGCTGGTTTAGGTTTAGGTGGCGAATATGGTATTGGCATGACACTTGTAGCGGAAACGTGGCCATCCAATAAAAGAGCGAGGGCTTCGGCTGGAGTCGCCATTGGTTGGCAACTCGGCGCGGTTCTTGCTGCGCTTATGGCCGCTGCTGTTGTACCTTATTTTGGTTGGCGTGGTTTGTTTGCTGTTGGCGTATTCCCAGCACTATTTGCGGCTTGGTTCCGGAAGGGATTGGCTGAACCGGATATTTGGATTAATCGCAAGTTTATGAAGCAAAGCATTCATGAAAAAATTGCCACAGGTCAAGCTCTTACGGCAGATGAACGAGAATTTTGGAATACAACGAATAAATTTCCTTTAAAGCAACTCTTTACAGGAAAGAAAAAAATGATTATTACTTTTGCTTTGACTGTAATGACAAGTGTCCAGAACTTTGGTTACTACGGCATTATGATTTGGTTACCGACCTTATTAATGAAGAAACATAACTTAACATTAAACAAAACGACAACCTGGATGGTTGCCACTGTTATTGGTATGGTTATTGGTATTTATTTGTTTGGCTATTTTGCAGATCGTGTCGGAAGAAGACCTGCTTATATTACTTTTTATATTTGTTCAGCAGCAGCTGTTTGGTTTTATTCCAATTTAGATGATCCCATTGCGCTATTAATTGGTGGAGCCATTCTTGGCTTTTTTTGCAATGGTATGATGGCAGGCTACGGGGCGTTGCTTTCGGAAAATTATACAACTGACGCGCGGTCAACGGCCCAAAATTTTATCTTTAATTCAGGACGGGCTGTTGGTGGATTGGCACCGGTCATAATTGGTATGTTGGCAGAACGATACACTTTAAATGGTGCTCTTATTGTTCTAGCATTTATTTATCTTGCTGCAGCTGTGAATGTGTTTTTCTTAGTCCCGGAAACAAAGGGTTTACAGCTAGAATAG
- a CDS encoding aspartate aminotransferase family protein codes for METECVDETISNYEQFINPALVRLFRLMGLSTLEWTASGSVITDNSGKEYIDCLGGYGVFSLGHRHPAVIQAVKEQLELMPLSSKVFFSKPLSDAAAALARVTPGNLQYSFFVNSGAEAVEGALKLARIATGRKKIIAAKNSFHGKSMGALSATGRDLFRNPFLPLLQDFIHVPFGDISELRNVLDEKTAAVILEPLQGEGGIIVPPDDYLPAVRALCDQVGALFICDEVQTGFGRTGAMFAVDHYGVVPDIITTAKALGGGVMPIGAFTATAKVWEPYIESPFLHTSTFGGNPLATAAAVAAIKVVEEEGLVEQSSVKGEKLLGKLRFLAQAYPEVIREVRGKGLMIGIEFTKEGVGGFVMAKLIEQGILAAYTLNNPKVLRMEPPLIIQADQLEQVMAALTTSVAEAQSMIEDL; via the coding sequence TTGGAAACGGAGTGTGTTGATGAGACAATTTCAAATTATGAACAGTTTATTAATCCTGCATTAGTGAGATTATTTCGTCTTATGGGACTATCAACACTGGAATGGACGGCCTCAGGCAGCGTTATTACGGATAACAGTGGGAAAGAATATATTGATTGCTTAGGTGGTTATGGCGTGTTTAGTTTGGGGCATCGTCATCCTGCTGTGATCCAAGCTGTGAAAGAGCAACTTGAATTGATGCCCTTATCAAGTAAAGTGTTTTTTAGCAAACCCTTGTCTGATGCTGCTGCTGCTTTGGCACGGGTCACGCCAGGAAATTTACAGTATTCTTTTTTTGTTAATAGTGGTGCAGAGGCAGTTGAAGGTGCGTTGAAATTGGCACGCATTGCAACAGGTCGAAAAAAAATTATTGCAGCGAAGAATTCATTTCATGGTAAAAGTATGGGGGCTTTAAGTGCTACAGGTAGGGATTTATTTCGCAATCCTTTTTTACCCCTTTTGCAAGACTTTATTCATGTTCCGTTTGGTGATATAAGCGAGCTGCGTAACGTTTTAGATGAGAAAACAGCGGCTGTTATCTTAGAACCTCTCCAAGGCGAAGGGGGGATTATTGTTCCACCTGATGATTATTTGCCTGCCGTTCGAGCCCTGTGTGATCAAGTAGGCGCCCTCTTCATTTGTGATGAAGTACAAACAGGGTTTGGGCGGACGGGTGCCATGTTCGCTGTCGATCATTATGGTGTTGTTCCGGACATTATAACAACAGCAAAGGCTCTTGGTGGCGGTGTCATGCCTATCGGGGCCTTTACAGCTACAGCCAAGGTGTGGGAACCTTATATTGAAAGTCCCTTTTTACATACCTCAACATTTGGAGGCAATCCCCTTGCTACTGCTGCAGCTGTGGCGGCGATTAAGGTAGTTGAAGAGGAAGGACTTGTCGAACAAAGTTCAGTTAAAGGGGAAAAACTATTAGGAAAGCTTCGTTTTTTAGCTCAAGCTTATCCTGAAGTCATTCGCGAAGTGCGTGGCAAGGGCCTGATGATTGGCATTGAATTTACCAAAGAAGGTGTTGGCGGTTTTGTCATGGCGAAGCTCATTGAACAAGGAATTCTTGCCGCTTATACGTTGAATAATCCGAAGGTTCTGCGCATGGAACCGCCTCTTATTATTCAGGCAGATCAACTCGAACAAGTCATGGCTGCATTAACAACTTCAGTGGCTGAAGCGCAAAGTATGATCGAAGATTTATAA
- a CDS encoding type II toxin-antitoxin system RatA family toxin, whose product MPYVEVSTQVAGSCAEVYPILKAMEKYPDFMQDLVSVTVLERQGQTTITHWISKVDGRMIKWTERDVFDDERYHISYSQIDGDLKKFEGEWILTPAEQGTEIKLTVDFEFGIPMIAGLLHPLLKRKVKENSMHMLEAIQERLKQL is encoded by the coding sequence ATGCCTTATGTGGAAGTAAGTACACAAGTTGCTGGTTCTTGTGCTGAAGTTTATCCGATTTTAAAAGCCATGGAGAAATATCCAGACTTTATGCAGGATCTTGTTAGCGTAACGGTGCTTGAACGCCAAGGACAGACGACAATTACTCATTGGATTTCTAAAGTAGATGGAAGAATGATAAAATGGACGGAACGCGATGTTTTTGATGATGAGCGTTATCATATTTCCTACAGCCAGATTGATGGCGATCTCAAAAAATTTGAAGGCGAATGGATTTTAACGCCTGCAGAACAAGGGACAGAAATCAAGCTGACCGTTGATTTTGAATTTGGTATTCCCATGATTGCCGGGCTGTTACATCCCTTACTGAAACGAAAAGTGAAAGAAAACAGTATGCATATGCTTGAAGCTATTCAAGAACGTTTAAAGCAGTTGTAG
- the htpX gene encoding zinc metalloprotease HtpX → MNNLKTVVLLATLTGLLMAVGSLFGGRSGMTMMFVISMLMNFASYWYSDKIVLSMYGAREVTVNDAADLIRIVAGLAQKANLPMPKVYIMDTDVPNAFATGRDPEHSAVAVTTGIMRALSLSELEGVLAHELAHVKHRDTLISTIVASVAGVITMIANIAQWTAMFGFGRSDDDNNGISGIVEFVFLIVLAPLAATLIQLGISRSREYLADETGGTISGNPLELAKALEKIEYFAHQSVLPEATPATSHMFIINPLSGTRGFMMNLFSTHPSTKQRIARLEEQARHMK, encoded by the coding sequence ATGAATAATCTCAAAACTGTAGTTTTACTTGCCACGCTTACGGGGTTGTTAATGGCCGTCGGGTCCCTGTTTGGTGGGCGATCAGGCATGACGATGATGTTTGTCATATCGATGTTAATGAATTTTGCCAGCTATTGGTATAGTGATAAGATTGTTCTTAGCATGTATGGTGCTCGTGAAGTGACAGTGAATGATGCGGCGGATTTAATTCGTATTGTTGCTGGTTTGGCGCAAAAAGCAAATTTGCCTATGCCGAAGGTATATATTATGGATACCGACGTTCCTAATGCATTTGCAACAGGCCGTGATCCGGAGCATTCAGCTGTTGCTGTTACAACAGGAATTATGCGTGCTTTGAGTTTGAGTGAACTTGAAGGGGTATTAGCGCATGAATTGGCTCATGTAAAGCATCGTGATACACTTATTAGCACGATCGTTGCGTCAGTAGCAGGCGTCATTACGATGATTGCCAATATTGCACAATGGACGGCTATGTTTGGATTTGGCCGCAGTGATGATGATAACAATGGAATTTCCGGTATTGTGGAGTTTGTGTTTTTAATTGTCCTGGCCCCATTGGCAGCTACGCTGATTCAACTGGGTATTTCACGCTCACGCGAGTATCTTGCTGACGAAACGGGTGGGACAATTTCAGGTAACCCCTTGGAACTTGCTAAAGCACTGGAAAAAATCGAGTATTTTGCGCATCAAAGTGTCCTACCTGAAGCAACGCCTGCCACTTCTCATATGTTTATTATTAATCCTTTGAGTGGAACTCGTGGTTTTATGATGAATTTGTTTAGTACCCATCCGTCCACAAAGCAGCGTATTGCCCGCCTGGAAGAACAGGCACGCCATATGAAATAG
- the ndk gene encoding nucleoside-diphosphate kinase, whose protein sequence is MEKTLVLVKPDGVERHLIGEIIGRIERRGLKIKALKMLVLSAKQAQAHYAEHEGKSFFDDLVAFITSGPVVAMIVEGNEAVKVVRSMMGTTNPVESAPGTIRGDFATNIAHNIIHGSDSVASAEREIGIYFTDQEKFG, encoded by the coding sequence ATGGAAAAAACATTGGTGCTTGTGAAACCTGATGGAGTTGAACGGCATCTAATTGGGGAAATTATTGGTCGTATCGAAAGACGCGGTCTTAAGATTAAAGCACTGAAAATGCTTGTTCTAAGTGCCAAACAGGCTCAGGCGCATTATGCAGAACATGAAGGCAAGAGCTTTTTTGATGATCTTGTTGCTTTTATTACGTCTGGTCCAGTTGTAGCTATGATTGTTGAGGGGAATGAGGCTGTGAAGGTTGTCCGGTCTATGATGGGAACGACAAATCCTGTTGAAAGTGCACCAGGAACGATTCGCGGTGATTTTGCTACAAATATTGCGCATAATATCATTCACGGTTCTGATAGTGTGGCAAGCGCCGAACGTGAAATAGGCATTTATTTTACGGATCAGGAGAAATTCGGGTGA
- a CDS encoding cob(I)yrinic acid a,c-diamide adenosyltransferase — protein sequence MKVYTKTGDKGTTGLYTGERIAKDSLRVEAYGTVDEITSVLGLARSQCQNSSVVSTIYDVQKLLMSVMAQLASLGECHYITNEHIKLLEKTIDDIDAKLPPLTAFLIPGDSIGSACLDQARTVTRRAERQVLRLSHEEVVDESLLVFLNRLSDLCFVLSRMENFQEG from the coding sequence ATGAAGGTCTATACGAAGACAGGTGATAAAGGTACAACGGGGCTTTATACAGGTGAGAGAATTGCGAAAGATAGCTTGCGCGTAGAAGCCTATGGCACAGTAGATGAAATTACATCTGTTTTGGGTTTGGCGCGTAGTCAATGCCAAAATTCTTCTGTCGTAAGCACTATTTATGATGTGCAAAAGCTGCTCATGTCTGTTATGGCACAACTAGCGAGCTTAGGTGAATGTCATTATATTACGAATGAGCACATTAAATTGTTAGAAAAGACAATCGATGATATTGATGCTAAACTGCCGCCGCTAACAGCGTTTCTCATTCCAGGTGATTCCATTGGATCAGCCTGTTTGGATCAAGCCCGGACGGTAACGCGACGTGCAGAACGGCAGGTACTGCGTTTATCACACGAAGAAGTTGTGGACGAATCGTTGCTAGTATTTTTAAACCGTTTATCTGATTTATGTTTTGTACTAAGTAGAATGGAAAATTTTCAAGAAGGATAA
- the fusA gene encoding elongation factor G, with product MKEYKSGFLRNVGIVSHSGAGKTSLVEACLYQSGTVNRLGRVDDGTTTTDFEPEELKRKITISTGIAFCEWLEHKVNLLDTPGYADFIGEVQGALRAADSAVLTICASSGIEVETEKSWELIQNLVMPHLLFINKLDRENADFFTVVDACREKFGNSAVPLQIPIGQAEEFRGIVDLVEQKAYIYDKKSLGKKVEEVPIPAEILEQMEFYRQMMIESVIENDDYLLAKYLEGETVTEEEIKRTISQGVVTAQISPILCGSALWNMGTRELLDALVSYFPSPDEQAVKGTSLDKAVDLMRKVSDPFSAFIFKTTADPFVGRLSYVRVFSGNLKQDAAVLNATKNKVEKVGHVFSLRGKQQSSLSSVIAGDIAVISKMAEASTGDTLCDKERPIVYPSLDYPVPMYAMRLDIKKGEEDKVNNALLRLQDEDPTFQMVKDTENHQLIVRGLGEIHLDIMMEKMQRKFGVAATLELPKVPYRETIRSQVKVEGKHKKQSGGHGQYGHVWLQIDPLPAGEKFEFVDAIFGGAVPKQYIPAVEKGVREALQTGVLAGYPLVDVKVTLTDGSYHAVDSSEMAFKTASSIALRKGVMQANPILLEPIYKVEVKVPESLMGDVVSTLNSKRGRILGMAPTEKGWGKVAAHVPLAELFHFPVDLRSLSQGWGSFIQKFVRYEEVPEKVADAIIASHKEAKIN from the coding sequence ATGAAGGAGTACAAAAGTGGCTTTCTGAGAAATGTTGGCATTGTATCTCATAGTGGGGCAGGGAAAACATCATTGGTTGAAGCTTGTTTGTATCAGTCGGGAACAGTAAATCGTTTAGGCAGAGTGGATGATGGAACAACAACGACTGATTTTGAACCGGAAGAATTAAAACGAAAAATTACGATTAGTACAGGGATAGCATTCTGTGAGTGGCTAGAGCATAAGGTGAATTTGCTTGATACACCAGGTTATGCTGATTTCATTGGCGAAGTACAAGGGGCTTTGCGTGCTGCTGACTCTGCCGTTTTAACGATTTGTGCTTCATCAGGTATTGAAGTAGAAACGGAAAAGTCTTGGGAGTTGATTCAGAACTTAGTTATGCCGCATCTGCTATTTATTAATAAATTAGATCGTGAGAATGCGGATTTTTTTACTGTCGTTGATGCTTGTCGCGAAAAATTTGGGAATTCGGCTGTGCCATTGCAGATACCTATTGGGCAAGCTGAAGAATTTCGGGGGATCGTAGATTTAGTTGAGCAAAAAGCTTATATTTATGATAAAAAAAGTTTGGGTAAAAAAGTGGAAGAAGTGCCTATTCCAGCAGAAATTTTAGAACAAATGGAGTTTTATCGTCAGATGATGATTGAATCGGTCATTGAAAATGATGATTATTTACTTGCAAAATACTTGGAAGGGGAAACAGTTACTGAGGAGGAAATTAAGCGTACGATTTCTCAAGGCGTAGTAACTGCACAAATTAGCCCGATCCTATGTGGATCGGCTCTCTGGAATATGGGGACACGCGAATTGCTAGATGCTTTAGTATCCTATTTTCCTTCACCTGATGAGCAAGCTGTGAAGGGGACCTCTTTAGATAAAGCGGTCGATCTTATGCGGAAAGTCAGCGATCCCTTCTCGGCGTTCATTTTTAAGACTACAGCGGATCCTTTTGTGGGGCGCTTGAGTTATGTACGTGTTTTTTCAGGGAATTTAAAACAAGATGCCGCCGTGCTTAATGCGACTAAAAACAAAGTGGAAAAGGTTGGACATGTCTTTTCATTGCGCGGCAAGCAGCAAAGTTCTTTGTCAAGTGTCATAGCAGGTGATATTGCCGTTATTTCGAAAATGGCAGAAGCTAGTACAGGAGATACGCTTTGTGATAAAGAACGGCCTATTGTGTATCCTTCTCTTGACTATCCTGTGCCGATGTATGCCATGCGTTTGGATATTAAAAAAGGCGAAGAAGACAAAGTCAATAATGCGTTATTACGCCTGCAAGATGAAGATCCAACTTTCCAGATGGTAAAAGATACGGAAAATCATCAGCTCATTGTTCGTGGATTAGGTGAAATTCATCTAGATATTATGATGGAAAAAATGCAGCGTAAATTTGGTGTTGCGGCGACATTAGAGTTACCTAAGGTTCCTTATCGTGAGACCATTCGTAGTCAAGTGAAGGTAGAAGGAAAACATAAGAAACAAAGTGGCGGTCATGGTCAGTATGGCCATGTGTGGCTACAAATTGATCCCTTGCCAGCGGGTGAAAAATTTGAATTCGTTGATGCCATTTTTGGGGGGGCTGTTCCTAAACAGTATATTCCAGCTGTTGAGAAAGGTGTCCGTGAAGCCTTGCAAACAGGCGTTTTAGCAGGGTACCCTCTTGTTGATGTAAAAGTTACTTTAACAGATGGTTCTTATCATGCCGTTGATTCTTCTGAAATGGCGTTTAAGACGGCCAGCAGTATAGCGTTGAGAAAAGGTGTTATGCAGGCTAATCCGATTTTGCTGGAACCAATCTATAAGGTTGAGGTAAAAGTTCCTGAATCTCTTATGGGGGATGTTGTGAGCACTTTAAATAGTAAACGAGGTAGAATTTTGGGTATGGCACCAACTGAAAAAGGTTGGGGCAAAGTGGCAGCTCATGTTCCTTTAGCTGAATTATTCCATTTTCCCGTTGATTTGCGTTCTCTATCGCAAGGTTGGGGGAGTTTTATACAAAAATTTGTTCGCTATGAAGAAGTTCCGGAAAAAGTAGCCGATGCTATTATTGCTAGTCATAAAGAGGCTAAAATTAATTGA
- a CDS encoding N-acetylmuramoyl-L-alanine amidase family protein, with translation MIFLSKKNLFLAFIPLFLLTFLVSNSMNDDTLSGKVIIVDAGHGGVDSGANRPGILEKDINLAVAILVKNNLEHHQAKVILSRTVDSDLSDDCDNQLIQGRWRRDLAARVELVEEHQADLFISIHANVSPSPKSQGAEVFYAAQSSQSKLLADQLQKALNALKKATRKATKADYFVLRRNTVPTALIELGYLTNPKEKELLLDPHYQYELSDAIVQGILNYYMNNPS, from the coding sequence GTGATTTTTCTTTCAAAAAAAAACTTATTTCTGGCCTTTATCCCCCTATTTTTACTGACATTCCTTGTATCAAATTCCATGAATGACGACACGTTGTCAGGAAAAGTTATCATCGTAGATGCTGGACACGGCGGTGTTGATTCGGGGGCAAATCGACCCGGTATCTTGGAAAAGGATATAAATTTAGCTGTTGCCATCTTAGTTAAAAACAATCTAGAACATCATCAGGCCAAAGTTATTCTATCGCGTACCGTCGATAGTGACCTTAGTGATGATTGCGATAACCAGCTAATCCAAGGACGGTGGCGGCGCGATTTAGCCGCACGCGTCGAACTTGTGGAAGAACATCAGGCTGATCTTTTTATTAGCATTCACGCTAATGTCAGTCCATCGCCTAAAAGCCAGGGAGCTGAGGTATTTTATGCAGCCCAATCGTCGCAAAGCAAATTGCTTGCAGACCAGTTACAAAAAGCCCTCAATGCATTAAAAAAAGCAACGAGAAAAGCCACTAAAGCCGATTATTTTGTATTACGTCGAAACACGGTGCCTACCGCTCTGATTGAATTAGGCTATCTGACCAATCCCAAAGAAAAAGAATTACTTCTTGACCCGCATTATCAATATGAACTATCTGATGCCATCGTACAAGGCATTTTAAACTACTATATGAATAATCCATCGTAA
- a CDS encoding DUF4127 family protein: MKQRIRLFIIAIVLIFLYLFFKPMQAPPTVISSEPPLQSPWLTILVMPLDSRPPCTQFVKELGRIAHIQVLLPPEELLDHFRNPSDKQALRLWLKENISQANAAIISVDMLIHGGLLSSRLAQGTSQDIQETLDLLQKIHTENPHVPLYAFNIIPRLLIADSSPNAIYRKDLLEYSILKNEVAVFENPLDYKKILDIRSRVPNDVIEEYEALYEQSLDISKRLIKLTEQGTLTNLIIGQDDGHSFGIPNLIKEKLQHLVNQKAALESRVIITRGADEIALNLLSRIATSATNRPPCVYVTYSNDAAPAVIMPYMAQSVRTTVNEKIAMIGGQEVSSPDEANFILYVHIGNKYTTEQSLTKAALEVKDFMLRGYAVAIVDLSENFLAEQSLLPTLIQEKVPIHELAAYSGWNTTSNSIGTAVTQGMFATSGFEPPDQIKQHDEAQLNFLFSRFLDDYYYQKEIQPWINRRVENMNANPYNLPASHYQETADIIQLFLTTKSKTLFQQTMKNQTINLTDPLGTRTYKINSFAVNSSLPWERTFEIKVQPVFSLME, translated from the coding sequence ATGAAGCAACGTATCCGATTATTTATCATAGCTATCGTACTCATTTTTCTCTATCTCTTTTTTAAACCTATGCAAGCTCCGCCTACTGTGATTAGCTCCGAGCCGCCACTACAATCACCATGGCTAACGATTCTTGTCATGCCCCTTGACAGCCGCCCTCCCTGCACGCAATTTGTTAAAGAATTGGGACGTATTGCTCACATTCAAGTCCTTTTACCCCCTGAAGAACTATTAGACCATTTCCGTAATCCTTCTGACAAGCAGGCCCTTCGTCTATGGCTCAAAGAAAACATTTCCCAAGCCAATGCTGCCATCATCTCGGTAGATATGCTGATTCACGGTGGCTTATTGTCCTCACGTCTTGCTCAAGGTACATCACAAGATATCCAGGAAACGCTCGACCTTTTACAAAAGATTCATACTGAGAATCCCCATGTTCCACTTTACGCCTTTAATATTATCCCACGATTACTCATTGCTGACAGCAGTCCTAATGCCATTTACAGAAAAGATTTGTTAGAATATTCCATTTTAAAAAACGAAGTAGCAGTCTTTGAAAATCCTCTGGATTATAAAAAAATCCTTGATATTCGTTCCCGCGTACCTAATGATGTCATTGAAGAATATGAAGCCCTATATGAGCAAAGTCTGGATATCAGTAAAAGACTGATAAAGTTAACAGAACAAGGCACCTTAACTAATTTAATCATCGGACAAGACGACGGCCATTCATTTGGTATACCTAATCTCATTAAGGAAAAATTGCAACACCTCGTAAATCAAAAAGCTGCCTTGGAAAGTCGCGTCATTATCACACGCGGCGCTGATGAAATTGCCCTCAATCTCTTATCGCGTATTGCAACAAGTGCAACTAATCGGCCCCCTTGCGTATATGTTACCTATTCTAACGATGCAGCACCTGCTGTTATTATGCCTTATATGGCTCAATCTGTGCGCACTACTGTCAACGAAAAAATCGCCATGATTGGGGGACAAGAAGTATCATCCCCAGATGAGGCCAATTTCATCTTATATGTACATATTGGTAACAAATACACTACTGAACAAAGCTTAACAAAAGCAGCCCTCGAAGTCAAAGATTTTATGTTGCGTGGCTATGCCGTAGCCATAGTCGATCTATCCGAGAATTTTCTTGCTGAACAAAGTTTATTGCCAACACTTATTCAAGAAAAAGTGCCTATCCATGAACTTGCCGCCTATTCCGGTTGGAATACAACAAGCAATTCCATCGGTACGGCTGTCACACAAGGAATGTTTGCAACAAGTGGGTTTGAACCACCGGATCAGATCAAACAACACGATGAAGCCCAACTAAATTTTTTATTCAGTCGTTTTTTAGATGACTACTACTATCAAAAAGAGATTCAGCCGTGGATTAATCGGCGTGTAGAAAATATGAATGCCAATCCCTACAATCTTCCTGCTTCCCATTACCAAGAAACGGCCGATATTATTCAACTCTTTTTAACAACAAAAAGCAAGACCCTCTTTCAGCAAACTATGAAAAACCAGACCATAAACCTTACAGATCCCTTGGGTACACGCACTTATAAAATCAATTCTTTTGCAGTAAATAGTTCTCTTCCTTGGGAACGCACTTTCGAAATTAAAGTTCAACCTGTCTTTTCTCTCATGGAATGA
- the rsmD gene encoding 16S rRNA (guanine(966)-N(2))-methyltransferase RsmD, protein MRIIAGLARGFLLKAPKGLDVRPTSDRVKETIFNILRNSVADAAVLDLFAGTGNLGLEAVSRGAARVVFFDASWKSLSVVKENMVHTHLEGYCEVRKIDALVGLGLLKKNQQQFDLIFCDPPYNRGLVGKVLRFLDDSDEILSPTGILIIEYSCHEFLPNDLGNLQVQRTEKFGETRIGFVTRKSISE, encoded by the coding sequence ATGCGAATTATTGCAGGTTTGGCCAGAGGGTTTCTCCTAAAAGCGCCGAAAGGATTAGATGTGCGACCAACATCGGATCGTGTCAAGGAAACAATTTTTAATATTTTACGTAACTCCGTGGCGGATGCTGCTGTATTGGATTTGTTTGCAGGCACAGGAAATTTAGGTTTAGAGGCTGTTAGCCGAGGTGCGGCTAGGGTAGTTTTTTTTGATGCTTCTTGGAAAAGTTTGTCTGTCGTAAAAGAAAATATGGTGCACACTCATTTAGAAGGCTATTGTGAAGTACGGAAAATAGATGCCTTAGTGGGGCTGGGTTTGTTAAAAAAAAATCAGCAGCAATTTGATTTAATTTTTTGTGACCCTCCTTATAATCGAGGACTTGTGGGGAAAGTTTTAAGATTTTTAGATGATTCCGATGAAATTTTATCTCCCACGGGTATTTTAATTATTGAGTACTCGTGTCATGAATTTTTGCCGAATGATCTGGGAAATCTCCAAGTTCAACGTACTGAAAAATTTGGTGAAACGCGAATTGGCTTTGTAACAAGGAAATCAATTTCAGAGTAG
- the coaD gene encoding pantetheine-phosphate adenylyltransferase, whose product MRIGVCAGSFDPVTNGHVDIFERASKMFDQLIVAVFHNPGKKPLFTMEERVDLLRLATSHIDNVRVDGFSGLLTDYVKKQNATVIVRGLRALSDFEYEFQRALLIKKIEPELETVFMMTSSDYSFVSSSGIKELARFDGPITGLVPACIEPSIIQRIRTER is encoded by the coding sequence GTGCGAATTGGTGTCTGTGCAGGGAGTTTTGATCCAGTCACGAATGGTCATGTCGATATTTTCGAGCGTGCAAGTAAGATGTTCGATCAATTGATAGTGGCCGTGTTTCATAATCCAGGAAAAAAACCGTTATTTACCATGGAGGAAAGGGTAGATTTACTTCGCTTAGCAACTTCTCATATCGATAATGTCCGTGTAGATGGATTTTCCGGACTATTAACTGATTATGTGAAAAAGCAAAATGCTACGGTGATTGTACGGGGCTTGCGTGCGCTGAGTGATTTTGAATATGAATTTCAACGAGCTTTATTGATAAAAAAAATTGAACCCGAGCTTGAAACGGTGTTTATGATGACAAGCAGTGACTACTCCTTTGTTAGTTCAAGCGGGATTAAAGAGTTGGCGCGGTTTGATGGACCTATTACAGGATTAGTTCCAGCCTGTATTGAGCCTAGCATTATTCAGCGGATTCGGACGGAAAGGTAA